The genomic window GGAAAAGGTGGGCGAGAAAGAGAAAGCAGAGGCTGAAGCAGCGCCTGAAGAAGGCGCAGCGCCAGCTGCTGAAAAAGCACAAGATAAATAATTTGTGCGCTCAATTGGGCGCACTGACAAGGAGGGTATATGCCAACCGCACCATCCAAGGAAACGCAAAATAATCTTGTCTGGGGTAAGCGCAAAAATAAGAAGTGGCTGTATATTTCGATTGCCGCAGTTATTGTTGTAGCGGCTGGTTTGGGTATTTTCATTTTCAAATTTAATCCCGATACGGCGCTTAATAATGCAAACAATGCCAATGATGATGGATCAACCTTGGTACGCCGTGCTAGTGACGGTGTATACGTCGATCCGGCGGACGCTAATCGATTTCCCTTGGCAGTGATTATTGAGAATCTGACAGTGGCTCGTCCGCAATCAGGCCTGGCTTATGCCCAAGTGGTGTATGAAGCATTAGCTGAGGGTGGTATTACCCGATTTTTGGCGATATTTACCGGTGATTCGCCGGCCAAGATAGGGCCGGTGCGGTCAGCGCGACCTTATTTTATCGATTGGGTGCTTGAATACGGTGCCTTATTCGTCCATGCCGGCGGCAGCCCTAAGGCAATTGCTGACATTCAGAGTGAGGATGTATTTGATCTCAACCAATTTTACAATGCTCAGTACTTTTTCAGAGATTACTCGCGGAACGTTGCCTCTGAGCACACATTGTACACTGATGGGGAGAAGTTAGCTTTTGCGTTGCGTGACC from Candidatus Kerfeldbacteria bacterium includes these protein-coding regions:
- a CDS encoding DUF3048 domain-containing protein, translating into MPTAPSKETQNNLVWGKRKNKKWLYISIAAVIVVAAGLGIFIFKFNPDTALNNANNANDDGSTLVRRASDGVYVDPADANRFPLAVIIENLTVARPQSGLAYAQVVYEALAEGGITRFLAIFTGDSPAKIGPVRSARPYFIDWVLEYGALFVHAGGSPKAIADIQSEDVFDLNQFYNAQYFFRDYSRNVASEHTLYTDGEKLAFALRDLEADAEGDYDTWKFKDDNAPDAQPTETKTISINFSSFSYSVEYTYDWEQNDYVRFMAGEAHLDADGSPIRPRNVIVMKVKTSLADEQRLDMDTIGEGEAIVFRDGSAVTGTWKKEKRDGRTYFYDATGAEIKLNAGSTWIEVVPTDREVTYN